The Chitinophaga pinensis DSM 2588 region GTATTATGAGCAAACCGGCAATACTTCAGCAGCCGTTACTGCTTATATGAGCAGTATCTCTACTGATCCCGATGATGAAAGAGCCTATATGGCCCTGGGCACGATCAATGTGCGGAAAAAGAACTGGAAAGAAGGATTACGTTATTTCGATCTGGCAGCTAAAACTTCTCCTAATAATTCGGAGGCGTATTACAACCGGGCACAGTGTCTGGAGCAACTGGGCCGTAAAGAAGATGCGATTGACGATTATATCAAGGCACTCACCTTCAGAAAGGAATATCCGGAGGCGAAAGCTGCATTGGAGAAACTAAAAAAATAAACAGTTATATTCGTAATGATGAATAGCAGTACAGGCGACATGATGGCGGCTGTACATGATTCTTAATCTTTAAACGAGTGGCATTGGAAAACAGAAACACATTTATCGCACCGTCTCTCCTGGCGTCCAATTTCCTGGAGCTGGGTAAAGAAGTTGAGATGTTGAATCGCAGTGAGGCGGATTGGTTGCACCTGGACGTAATGGATGGCAGATTCGTACCGAATATCAGTTTTGGCTTGCCGGTGATCTCACAGCTCAGAAAGGCGACCACAAAGACCTTTGATGTACATCTGATGATTGAAGAGCCGGAGAAATATGCAGAGGATTTTAAGAAAGCGGGCGCTGACCTGCTGACGGTGCACTATGAAGCCTGCACACACTTACACAGGAATATACAACAGATCAAAAGTCTGGGCATGAAAGCAGGTGTGGCATTGAATCCGCATACACCGGTGCATCTGCTGGAGAATATTATCAATGATATCGATCTTGTACTGATCATGAGTGTGAATCCTGGTTTCGGCGGACAACACTTCATTCAGAGAAGCCTGGATAAGATACGCCAGACACGTGAGATGATCAATCACTACAAGGCACATGCGCTGATTGAAGTGGATGGCGGTATTACATTAGATAATGCGGCGAGTATACTGGATGCAGGTGCTAATGTGCTGGTAGCGGGTAGTTCGGTGTTTGCGTCCAAAGATCCGGAAGCAACGATCAGTGCGTTGAGAAAAGCATAACCAATTACAATTAGGAATTAGGAATTACGAATTAGGAATTGGTTAGCCAATCTGATATTTCGAGCATCACTCATGAATATTAACTGATTATTTTTTAAGACATTTAGTGCCGTGGAACGCATTTTTAAAAGCAATTCCTAATTCCTAATTCCTAATTCCTAATTAAATAAAAGAGGGTTATGTGATACCACATAACCCTCTTCCATATATGAGGATTCATTTCAGCTGGCTTGTAACTTCGTAATGATCTCACTGGATAAAGGTTTGGTGAGATAGCCTTTCACGAATGAATAGTTATCTACCTTTTTGCGGTCTTTATCATCAATGGAAGAAGTCAGTACAAAAATGCCGATCTGTTTGGCTAAGTCTTTATAAAAACCGGCGTAGTCATTGAGGAAATCCCATCCGTCCATAACAGGCATATTAAGATCAAGTAAGATCAGATCAGGCAATTGCTCGGCCTGGAAGGAATATTGACGTAGATAATCCAGCACGTCCTGCGCATCGGAAAAGGCCCTCACATTCTCTCCAATACCCTGTCGTTTGATCATTATGTTCGCGATCTGCTGATGAATAGGATCATCATCTACGATAAAAATCATGTTGTGCAATTGCATACAGGGATTTATTCTGTTTTAAAGGTAATAATAAATTTCGTTCCCCGGCCTGGTGTACTTTCCGCACGAATGCTCCCACCCATTGCCTCAACCTGTGTTTTGGTGATAAAAAGGCCGATACCTTTCGCGTCTTTATTCTTATGAAACGTCTTTCTGAAACCAAACAGCTTATGTCCGAAACGTTCCATATCGATACCCAGTCCATTATCTTCTGCGGTCAGCATAGTATGACCGTTTTCACGCCAGCTTCTCAGGTGCAGACGGGGCCTATGTTCAAGGGTACGATAACGGATGGCATTGGTGATCAGGTTTTGCAGGATACTGTCCAGGTACAGGCGCGGGAATTCCAGCGAAGGCGCATGTTCAAAATTAGTCGTGAGTTGTATACCGCTCTTTTCAATATCCGCAAACAAAACGTCTTTCACATGTTGAAGACGTTCGGCAAATATAAGCTCTTCCCGTTCCATATCCACATCTTTCCTGATCTGGACAACGTCCACCAGATCATTGAGCGTTTCGTCTATCTTTAAGATCACTTCCTGTAGCAATCCCAGGTACTGTTCCTTTTCATGTTGCAACACTGAATCATTATGCATCTGCATCAGTGCTTTCAGGTTTGCGATGGGCGCCCGCAGGTTGTGCGAGGTAATATGTGCGAAATCTTCCAGTTGCTGATTCTGGTTGACCAGACTCCGGTTCAGCTTACTTAGCTGCTTATTGGCCCGGAAAAGGTCCTTCTGCATATTACGGCTGTCGCTGATATCCCGGATAAAGACGGAAACGGTCCCGTCGCTCATGTGGGTAATCAGGAACTCGTACCATTTATAGCGGCGGGGAAAATAACTGCTGAAAGACTGTGAAACGGTGCCAGTCAGGGCCGCGGAGAAACGGGTTCTGAACGGACTGAGGTGTCCAAGTTCAGGGAGGACGCTAAACAGGTTCTCTCCGGGGAATACCTGTCGACCGGCCATTTCTTCCGCCTTGGTGTTGACAAAAGACAATGTGCCGTCCCTTTCCATAGTGGCATATCCCATATCTACGGCGTCGAAAAACAGGTGTAATTGTTCTGTATTGCGCTGCAGCAGGTTGCGCATCTGGCGCTCCAGTTTCCTGTCGGTGATATCATTTACCAGGACGACAACAATCTGTTCCTGGTCGACGGGATCCCGTAGGGGGAATAGGGTAAGATCCAGCCAGACTTCTTTATTCTGGGCGGTCCAGCGACTGTCTTTCGAGAAGTCCAGTTGCTTTTCGACGCGGAGCATCTTATTGTGCACCATGACGTGTATGAACAACTCGTCCAGTCCGTAGAGCCGGGCGAACGGATCGTTCATGATATTAAAAGGGGTTTCTCCTTCCTCGTACTCATACTGGAAGAATTCCCGCTGCGTCTGATTGATACGGCGGATAAACCCGAAGTGGTCAAACTGAATATAGCCGATGGGCAGGTGTTCAATGATCAGGTCCAGCAGGCGGGCACTTTTCTGGAGTTGCATCCGGGAGAGCTGCTTTTCGGTAATGTCGCTCATGATCATTACCAGTTCGATAATACTCCCCTGGTGGTCGCTGACGGCAAATACGGTTGCTTCGTAATAAGCGGGTAGGATACGGATTACGCCGTTGATGGCCTGTTCCCGGTAACCAAGCAGTATTTCTCCGGTAGCAGGCTCGCAATTACATTGTACAGCGGTAAAAAGGTCGCAGAGGCCAGTTTCCTGGAAGACCGGTTCTTCAAAAAGGTTATAACCTGGCATACAGAGTACGGGGTCGATGCCTTCCCATATCTGCTGCTGCAATTCGTTGGCGCCACGATGGGTACCGTCAGGTGCAAAGTGCTGCAAGCCGAAAGGCAAGGCGTTTAATACCGATGCCGGTTCGGCCGGACGTCTTCCGGTAATATCAGTACCTGACAGGAGGAAATGGTCTCCTGCCGGACTTAACTTCCATTGTACCCACTGACGCGTATGGCAATACATCTCCACACAGGCCGGACGGCCCATATTGAGCAGGTGACAAAGCATAGGCCAGTACACCCCTGCATTCCTTCCGATGACATCATTAAAATGTACACTTGTAATATTTCCTGCCGGATGAAATTCCCCCTCCGGTATCTGCAGCCACCCCGACGCCTGCTGATTGGCATACAAGAGGTTACCGTGCAGATCCAGTAACAGCGCCGGTATTACACCCGTCAGCGCGTTACTCATAATGGCATTCATCATAAATCCCGAACGATAATCCCTTTAAAAATACTCAATATATGATTAAAAATAGCTATTCTTAATAACTATCTGACGGGAGGACAGTCATTTGTATTATTTAAGACCTTAATTTTGCGTTTTCCACCGATGTGGATTTCCCGTTTTCAGCAAGTGTAAAAGGATAAATATCTTTGGGGACATTAGTAGACAGACAAACATTAAATGCACAAGCAATGAAGTATTCATTCTCATGAGAGCTGAAAGTGACAGACCCATAATACGGGAATCACTTTATTTTTCTGTAGTTCTTTGGTATTGAAGGTGAATGACCGCAGCATCTACGATCCACACAGGAAAAATGCTTTGGCGTGGTTATTGAAGCGCTGAATATGGTTACTGCTCTTCCTGGTGTGGTATCTGCAAACACCTTCTGCCAGTTTTAGCAAAGCCTTTAGGTAAGGTTATAAACTCCAGGTTTCTTAATGTAACGCGTTTAAGGTATATTGCTTTAGACACCTTATACAGAGATACCTCAAACGATCTAAATAAAATATCACTTGACAGAATCAATCATCAGCTTAGATAGTATTAACCCTATCGAGTTCTTCGGAGTAAACAATGGAAAACTTGATCTGCTGAAAAAGAAATTTCCACTGTTAAAGATCCTCTCCCGTGGAACACAACTCAAGCTCTCGGGCGCTCAGGAAGAAGTAGCCACTGCTCAGGAAAAAATCGGACAAATCATTTCTTATCTCGAACGTAACGGTAATCTGAGCGAAAACTATTTTGAACAGATCCTGGGTGATGAAGAAACGGTAGATGCATTCAAGGACCGCAATTCCAATGAGGTCCTGGTATTCGGTCCTAATGGCCGCAATGTAAAAGCCAGAACAGCCAACCAGAAGAAAATGGTATCCCTGGCTGACAAAAATGATATCATTTTTGCCATCGGCCCTGCTGGTACCGGTAAAACTTACACCGCTGTGGCGCTTGCTGTAAGAGCATTAAAAAACAAAGCTGTCAGAAAGATCATCCTGACCCGTCCCGCAGTAGAAGCAGGTGAAAACCTGGGTTTCCTGCCGGGTGACCTGAAGGAGAAGATCGATCCATATCTGCGTCCGCTGTATGACGCACTGGATGACATGATCCCTGCTGACAAACTCAGTTATTTCATGACCAACCGTGTCATTGAGATTGCTCCGCTGGCGTATATGCGCGGACGTACACTCGATAACGCTTTCATCATCCTGGATGAGGCCCAGAACGCCACCGAACTTCAGATCAAAATGTTCCTGACACGTATCGGTGCATCAGCCAAAGCTATTATCACGGGCGACCTTACGCAGATTGACCTGCCTAAAAATCAGAAATCCGGATTGGAAAAAGCGACCCGTATCCTTCGGAATATCGATGGTATCGGCTACCTCCAGCTGGACGAAGAAGACGTAGTAAGACACAGACTGGTGAAGGCTATCATACGTGCGTATGATGCGGCTAAGGAAAAGGAGGACCACTAACAATTAACACTTCCTTAACAGCGTTTTGAGTATGTTCACGCCCTTAAAACGTAAACTGTTAAAGACTTCCTTGCCTATACCGGTTTACAACAAGGAAACCAACAATTTTCAAAAATCGGGTACGGAGCTAAAAAATTACAACCTGCTGCTTTAGCTGCTTTTTGTAATTTTCTAACTTTCCTCCTATTTTTGTTAACTGTATTATAATGAACAATTGCATGACCAGTTATCTGCGCATTCTCACCTTGGTATTATTTTTCGGTACTGTACTTGGCAGTTGCAAAAAAAGCGCTACTCCGCAGGAAGTTGCACTTAATTTCATGCACGCTATCCAGGAATCGAACTTTGATCTTGCCAGAGATTACGCAACCAAAGAATCGCAACAGGTAATACAGCTCTACTCCTTTTTTGATGCCCGTCGTAACGACTCAGAAAGGGATAAGATAAAAAAAGCCGGTATAGAGGTGATCGATACAGAAGAAAACGGCGACAAAGCAACCGTGACAGTATTGAACTCATCCTCTCAGCAAAAGGAAAGATTGCAATTGGTTAAGGAAAATGGCCGTTGGAAGATATCGCTCACATTTGAAAGTATCATTCCGAATTATCTGCCTCCGGCAAGCGCACCATTAGACTCCACCATGCTTCCACAGGATTCTACGGCTCCGCTCCCTACAGATAAATAAGATATTGTAAATCAACTCTTTTCTGTTTATTTTGCAGCAATTGCGAAATTACAGTTGAGTTCCTTATTTTTGCGCACGCGCCAGCAGACGTTTATTCTAAATTCCACATTAGCTTACGGTAAATCAGTTGCCAGGGTCCCGACGAAAGACTTTGCGACGTTATACCTTTCTGCAATGCTGAATAAACGCAGGCGCTTAAATACTAAATAATCAAAAAATAAAGTTTGATGATGACGACGAACAATCCATGGCATAGTGTCAGCACAGGATCAGAAGCGCCAAATGTAGTGAATGCTATTATTGAAATTCCGAAAGGATGTCGCGCTAAATACGAGCTGGACAAAGAAAGCGGCCTGCTGAAACTCGACAGGGTCCTCTATTCTTCTGTTTACTATCCAGCTAACTACGGTTTTATCCCTAAAACCTACTGTGATGACCATGATCCGCTGGATATCCTCATCCTCTCCCAGGTAGATGTGGTTCCAATGTGTCTCATGGAAGCTAAAGTGATCGGCGTTATGCAGATGATCGATAACGGTGAAGCAGATGATAAAATCATCGCGGTAGCTGCTAACGATATGAGCGTTGCCCATATCAACGACATCTCCGAACTGCCTCCTCACTTTACAGCTGAAATCCGTCACTTCTTTGAAGAATACAAGAGACTGGAGCACAAAACTGTAAAAGTGGCTGACTTCCAGAACAAAGAAGTTGCTGAGCGTATCGTCCTGGAAAGCATCGAGCTTTACAACAAGACTTTCGGCGATAAATAATTACTACGGATAACCGTAACAGAAAAGAGGCTGTCTCAACACTGAGCAGCCTCTTTTTATTTGGATACCTGATGCAATCAGGCAATCGTTTGCTGTTGAAAATATCGTTTGATAATCCGCAGTTTATGCGTTCTTACACCGGTATCGGTATTAGTAATACCCTGGTTGTCAATAGGGTCTACCCGCACCTTTCCGGAAGCATGAATGATCTCATGGTCATTCAGCAGAATGCCCACATGCGTGATCCGCCCTTCCGCATTGTCAAAGAAAGCCAGATCACCTGTCTTTGCC contains the following coding sequences:
- the rpe gene encoding ribulose-phosphate 3-epimerase, with translation MALENRNTFIAPSLLASNFLELGKEVEMLNRSEADWLHLDVMDGRFVPNISFGLPVISQLRKATTKTFDVHLMIEEPEKYAEDFKKAGADLLTVHYEACTHLHRNIQQIKSLGMKAGVALNPHTPVHLLENIINDIDLVLIMSVNPGFGGQHFIQRSLDKIRQTREMINHYKAHALIEVDGGITLDNAASILDAGANVLVAGSSVFASKDPEATISALRKA
- a CDS encoding response regulator, which produces MQLHNMIFIVDDDPIHQQIANIMIKRQGIGENVRAFSDAQDVLDYLRQYSFQAEQLPDLILLDLNMPVMDGWDFLNDYAGFYKDLAKQIGIFVLTSSIDDKDRKKVDNYSFVKGYLTKPLSSEIITKLQAS
- a CDS encoding sensor histidine kinase is translated as MMNAIMSNALTGVIPALLLDLHGNLLYANQQASGWLQIPEGEFHPAGNITSVHFNDVIGRNAGVYWPMLCHLLNMGRPACVEMYCHTRQWVQWKLSPAGDHFLLSGTDITGRRPAEPASVLNALPFGLQHFAPDGTHRGANELQQQIWEGIDPVLCMPGYNLFEEPVFQETGLCDLFTAVQCNCEPATGEILLGYREQAINGVIRILPAYYEATVFAVSDHQGSIIELVMIMSDITEKQLSRMQLQKSARLLDLIIEHLPIGYIQFDHFGFIRRINQTQREFFQYEYEEGETPFNIMNDPFARLYGLDELFIHVMVHNKMLRVEKQLDFSKDSRWTAQNKEVWLDLTLFPLRDPVDQEQIVVVLVNDITDRKLERQMRNLLQRNTEQLHLFFDAVDMGYATMERDGTLSFVNTKAEEMAGRQVFPGENLFSVLPELGHLSPFRTRFSAALTGTVSQSFSSYFPRRYKWYEFLITHMSDGTVSVFIRDISDSRNMQKDLFRANKQLSKLNRSLVNQNQQLEDFAHITSHNLRAPIANLKALMQMHNDSVLQHEKEQYLGLLQEVILKIDETLNDLVDVVQIRKDVDMEREELIFAERLQHVKDVLFADIEKSGIQLTTNFEHAPSLEFPRLYLDSILQNLITNAIRYRTLEHRPRLHLRSWRENGHTMLTAEDNGLGIDMERFGHKLFGFRKTFHKNKDAKGIGLFITKTQVEAMGGSIRAESTPGRGTKFIITFKTE
- a CDS encoding PhoH family protein, encoding MTESIISLDSINPIEFFGVNNGKLDLLKKKFPLLKILSRGTQLKLSGAQEEVATAQEKIGQIISYLERNGNLSENYFEQILGDEETVDAFKDRNSNEVLVFGPNGRNVKARTANQKKMVSLADKNDIIFAIGPAGTGKTYTAVALAVRALKNKAVRKIILTRPAVEAGENLGFLPGDLKEKIDPYLRPLYDALDDMIPADKLSYFMTNRVIEIAPLAYMRGRTLDNAFIILDEAQNATELQIKMFLTRIGASAKAIITGDLTQIDLPKNQKSGLEKATRILRNIDGIGYLQLDEEDVVRHRLVKAIIRAYDAAKEKEDH
- a CDS encoding DUF4878 domain-containing protein is translated as MNNCMTSYLRILTLVLFFGTVLGSCKKSATPQEVALNFMHAIQESNFDLARDYATKESQQVIQLYSFFDARRNDSERDKIKKAGIEVIDTEENGDKATVTVLNSSSQQKERLQLVKENGRWKISLTFESIIPNYLPPASAPLDSTMLPQDSTAPLPTDK
- a CDS encoding inorganic diphosphatase — its product is MMTTNNPWHSVSTGSEAPNVVNAIIEIPKGCRAKYELDKESGLLKLDRVLYSSVYYPANYGFIPKTYCDDHDPLDILILSQVDVVPMCLMEAKVIGVMQMIDNGEADDKIIAVAANDMSVAHINDISELPPHFTAEIRHFFEEYKRLEHKTVKVADFQNKEVAERIVLESIELYNKTFGDK